CGGTTTGACTTAGGTGGTTTAACCCGTCCGTAACCGCAAGAGCCGCATTCTCTACCTACTCGTGCCGTCCTGCAGGCGGCCGTGGTCAGTTTACGCGCCGGCCAGGAAGGCCGGCCGATGGGGATTGCGACTGGTATGCGTTCCGTAACCTCTTTCCGCGCCTCGATTTTCCTGAAACTGCTCGCCTGCGCTTGCGCCGGCATGCTTGTGGCGTCGGCGGTGCCCGCCGATGCCGCCGGCAAGAAGCCGCGCAAGGAAGCCTCGGCCAAGCGCACGGCCAAGAAAGCTCCCCAGAAGCCCAAGGCGCCCGGCTATTCGCCCCCCTATGCTGCCCTTGTGGTCGATGCCAAGACTGGAAAGGTTCTGTTTTCGGACAGCGCCGACGAGACGCGTCACCCCGCCTCACTGACCAAAGTGATGACGCTTTATCTGCTGTTCGACGAACTCGACCGTGGCGCCCTCACCCTCAAAACCCAGCTGACGGCCTCCGCCGAGGCGGCCCGCCAGGCGCCGTCCAAGCTCGGCCTCCGGGCGGGCGATACGATCATGGTCGAAGACGCGATCAAGGCGCTGGTCACAAAGAGCGCCAATGACGTCGCCGTCACCATTGCCGAAAACATCGCAGGCTCCGAAGCCGCCTTCGCCCAGCGCATGACGCGCAAGGCGCGCGCACTCGGCATGACCTCGACCATGTATCGCAACGCGTCCGGCCTGCCGAACCCCGAACAGGTGACGAGCGCGCGCGATCTTGTGATCCTCGGCCGCGCCATCCAGGACAATCACCCGAACTATTACGGCTACTTCGCCACCAAGAGCTTTGCCTGGCGCGGCCAGGTCTATTCGAACCACAACAAGCTGCTCGGCAGCGTGAAGGGCGTCGACGGCATCAAGACCGGCTATGTCCGCGCTTCGGGCTTCAACCTTCTCACCTCGGCGCAGCAGAATGGCCGCCAGGTCGTCGCCGTCGTGCTCGGCGGCAGAAGCTCCAGTTCGCGCGATGCGCATATGCGCGATCTGATCCAGACCAATATCGCCATCGCCTCCGCCGGTCCGCGCACCGCGCCTAGGATCGCCGAAGCGCCGATGCCGGCCGAACCCATGCCGGTGCTCGCCACCGCCCGCGCCAGCGCGCCCTCGGCCGCGCCCGCCTTTGCTCCGGCGACGATGGCCAGCGTGCCGATGCCCGCGCCGCGTCCGCTCACCGCCGCTGTACCGACATTGCCGCAGCCGGTGATGGCGGCGTTCGCCGCCTCCGCGCCGAAAGAGCCGGTTGAAGATCCGGCGCCGCAGAGCGTCCGCCTCGCTCAGATCGATGGCCGCACCGCCGCGCCGCAGATTGCGGCCGATGCGCCGCGCAGCCCGACCATGACCCCCGACGCCATTGCCCAGCGCATCGCAAACGCCAATGCCATGGTGACGACGACAACGCCGTCTGCCTCTGCTCTCGGCTGGAAAACCGGCGCGCAGCCCGT
Above is a window of Terrihabitans soli DNA encoding:
- a CDS encoding D-alanyl-D-alanine carboxypeptidase family protein → MRSVTSFRASIFLKLLACACAGMLVASAVPADAAGKKPRKEASAKRTAKKAPQKPKAPGYSPPYAALVVDAKTGKVLFSDSADETRHPASLTKVMTLYLLFDELDRGALTLKTQLTASAEAARQAPSKLGLRAGDTIMVEDAIKALVTKSANDVAVTIAENIAGSEAAFAQRMTRKARALGMTSTMYRNASGLPNPEQVTSARDLVILGRAIQDNHPNYYGYFATKSFAWRGQVYSNHNKLLGSVKGVDGIKTGYVRASGFNLLTSAQQNGRQVVAVVLGGRSSSSRDAHMRDLIQTNIAIASAGPRTAPRIAEAPMPAEPMPVLATARASAPSAAPAFAPATMASVPMPAPRPLTAAVPTLPQPVMAAFAASAPKEPVEDPAPQSVRLAQIDGRTAAPQIAADAPRSPTMTPDAIAQRIANANAMVTTTTPSASALGWKTGAQPVAANAYAGTTPGTTPRPQTAAPVAVASAAPAASAPVAAPAPIAASPVIASAPVIAPAPVAEPEPVQMAENEIPVRSVKTLAIRPPVEASLYPAPLAAPAPAQQAAPVQTYAPAHPVVSRPAAMAPAPAPQIAAAPMPQPAISSAPPRPGWMIQIAASPDRLQAEQLLERAVGAVKSADRKAEPYTEPVQKDGVTLYRARFAGLNEQSAVQACKAVKRASMSCFTLKN